From a region of the Triticum aestivum cultivar Chinese Spring chromosome 7D, IWGSC CS RefSeq v2.1, whole genome shotgun sequence genome:
- the LOC123168424 gene encoding uncharacterized protein — translation MAVTATDMDRMANGAVESSAESPAAEAPPEARTKGRGLRRWRRIQREHRAEGAAAPATAAGGRGGANDDAAQLHKRRLPLGAAAPPKGKHEVAVEEAESSTASVESRFVPLEQAPAPAPAPAKLDPDLGLLVSSVGFSVGAGGADSDNGEDRSSKSSTAASAPRHDFPRERDRLRAHTAASIHGKNHRSARARADRPSAHTAFSQAEAGNSRSSVESDRRSSNAVHGRKQGVGSIGNGIHDHSDEGQPSDEMRSTAGGYCTQSGSSVVGRLGVGNGDSGDADVEDTFDEGGAGKGEMGLEMNSCANPYAKSILLLQRTQEALENEIQNFVVIGKESTDDLEAHDDEWSNSLHIEESVEEANEKMKDLESRMEQASILIKEKDSIILELEALSRTRAWRSAIQSANNQLLQPDLDQLLQEKMEAEIQCIILTRASQTWTPVAEDRKALYEDQKCLLGDYKQLELKLRGAENRAAILGEMVEKLEAHCRELSASAEILQLQSRTSTASLLCFIQFILLLIAIGIYVVRLSPSSTELVPT, via the exons ATGGCAGTCACCGCGACCGACATGGACCGCATGGCGAACGGCGCCGTCGAGTCCTCCGCTGAGTCTCCGGCCGCGGAGGCGCCTCCGGAGGCCAGGACCAAAGGCCGCGGGCTCCGTCGGTGGCGCCGTATCCAGCGGGAGCACCGCGCGGAAGGCGCCGCTgcccccgccaccgccgctggTGGCAGAGGTGGTGCAAATGACGACGCGGCACAGCTCCACAAGCGCCGGCTGCccctcggcgccgccgcgccccccaAGGGGAAGCACGAGGTGGCCGTCGAGGAGGCGGAGAGCTCCACCGCTTCCGTCGAGTCCCGCTTCGTCCCACTGGAGCAGGCGCCGGCGCCAGCGCCAGCGCCAGCGAAGCTGGACCCGGATCTCGGCCTGCTCGTCTCCTCCGTCGGCTTCTCGGTCGGCGCAGGCGGCGCTGACTCCGACAACGGCGAGGACCGGAGCAGCAAGTCCTCCACCGCCGCGAGCGCCCCGCGCCACGACTTCCCGCGCGAGCGAGACAGGCTGCGTGCTCACACCGCCGCCTCCATCCACGGGAAGAATCACCGGAGCGCGCGCGCGCGAGCCGACAGGCCGAGCGCTCACACCGCCTTCTCCCAGGCCGAGGCCGGGAACTCTCGTTCGAGCGTCGAGTCCGACCGCCGCAGCTCTAATGCCGTCCACGGCCGGAAACAGGGGGTCGGCAGCATCGGCAATGGCATCCACGACCACAGCGATGAAGGGCAGCCAAGCGATGAGATGCGATCAACAGCTGGAGGTTACTGCACGCAGAGTGGGAGTAGTGTGGTGGGGAGATTGGGTGTGGGAAATGGTGATTCCGGTGATGCTGATGTTGAGGACACATTTGATGAGGGGGGTGCTGGGAAGGGTGAGATGGGATTAGAGATGAACtcatgtgccaacccatatgcgAAATCTATTTTGTTACTTCAGAGAACGCAGGAAGCTCTTGAGAATG AGATACAGAACTTTGTGGTGATCGGGAAAGAATCAACTGATGATCTTGAAGCACATGATGATGAATGGAGCAACTCGCTCCACATTGAGGAATCTGTTGAAGAAGCAAATGAAAAGATGAAGGATCTTGAGTCAAGGATGGAACAAGCATCAATACtgatcaaggagaaggattcaatAATACTTGAACTAGAAGCTCTCAGCCGGACGAGGGCGTGGAGAAGTGCAATACAGAGTGCTAACAACCAGCTGTTGCAGCCAGATCTTGATCAACTGCTGCAGGAGAAGATGGAAGCGGAGATTCAGTGCATCATCCTGACAAGAGCTTCTCAAACCTGGACACCAGTGGCCGAGGATCGAAAAGCTCTCTACGAGGACCAGAAATGTCTGCTCGGCGACTACAAGCAGCTCGAACTCAAACTGCGTGGTGCCGAGAACCGAGCAGCAATACTAGGGGAGATGGTAGAGAAGCTGGAGGCGCACTGCAGAGAGCTCTCTGCGAGTGCAGAAATCTTGCAGCTGCAATCTAGAACAAGCACCGCGTCACTGTTATGTTTCATCCAGTTTATACTGCTGCTTATTGCCATAGGCATCTATGTTGTGCGTCTCTCGCCATCCTCGACCGAGTTGGTACCTACGTGA